The following coding sequences lie in one Rutidosis leptorrhynchoides isolate AG116_Rl617_1_P2 chromosome 6, CSIRO_AGI_Rlap_v1, whole genome shotgun sequence genomic window:
- the LOC139855605 gene encoding pentatricopeptide repeat-containing protein At4g32450, mitochondrial-like has translation MCHRIGRTLETLNSYIKVSNTNTLRKSYYLSLKNYSTVCYTPTNDFKIPNETHNSLDFSEANSKFHLHCQTEPQFNQNPNRILEMYAKCGSVEDALKVFDKMSLRSVTCWDTMITSFARNGHGEDAIDMFTEFKRIGLNPDSQIFFSVFTACSVVGDMKEGLLHFESMRKDYDIVPSLDHYRSVVDMLGSAGYLNEALQFIEKMPMEPSVEIWETLMSNCRVHGDTQLGDRCLELIELLDPTRLDEQTKAGLIPIKDEEEASNVAKEKENKKIKKLFKMSDLEDQKESIDGVLRCLKEVMMEAGYVPYTKVVHSDVDQESKEEDVLLHDEKRALSLLLLTTPARSPVRIIKNLYVCRDCHDALKIISKIVGRSIVVIVDHWRIHRFNNGACSCGE, from the coding sequence ATGTGTCATAGGATAGGCAGAACACTTGAAACCCTAAATTCTTATATTAAGGTAAGTAATACTAACACTTTACGCAAAAGTTATTATTTATCACTTAAAAATTACAGCACAGTCTGTTACACCCCCACCAATGATTTCAAAATCCCTAACGAAACTCATAATAGTTTGGATTTTTCAGAAGCTAATTCTAAATTTCACTTACACTGCCAAACTGAACCTCAATTCAACCAAAACCCTAATAGGATTTTGGAAATGTATGCAAAATGTGGGTCAGTGGAAGATGCGCTCAAGGTGTTCGATAAAATGTCGCTGAGGAGTGTTACTTGTTGGGATACGATGATTACATCGTTTGCTAGAAACGGGCATGGTGAAGATGCCATTGATATGTTTACCGAGTTCAAAAGAATCGGTTTGAACCCTGATAGTCAGATTTTTTTCAGTGTGTTCACTGCGTGTAGTGTTGTAGGAGACATGAAAGAGGGGTTGTTGCACTTTGAATCAATGAGAAAGGATTATGATATTGTTCCGTCGTTGGATCATTATAGGAGTGTAGTAGATATGCTTGGGAGTGCAGGATATCTGAACGAGGCGTTACAATTTATTGAAAAAATGCCTATGGAACCAAGTGTTGAAATTTGGGAAACGTTGATGAGTAATTGTCGTGTTCATGGGGATACTCAGCTTGGAGACCGGTGTTTGGAGCTTATCGAGCTTCTAGATCCCACCCGTCTAGATGAACAGACTAAGGCAGGTTTGATACCAATAAAAGATGAAGAAGAAGCTTCAAATGTcgcaaaagaaaaagaaaataaaaaaataaagaagttGTTTAAAATGAGCGATTTAGAAGACCAGAAGGAATCTATAGATGGTGTACTTAGGTGTTTAAAAGAGGTGATGATGGAAGCCGGGTATGTTCCGTATACTAAAGTTGTACATTCTGATGTAGACCAAGAAAGCAAAGAGGAAGATGTTTTATTACATGATGAAAAACGTGCTTTGTCTCTACTTCTTTTGACCACTCCAGCCCGTTCGCCAGTACGTATAATTAAAAATCTTTATGTGTGTCGTGATTGCCATGATGCACTCAAGATTATTTCAAAGATAGTTGGAAGATCAATTGTTGTAATTGTTGATCATTGGAGGATCCATCGCTTCAACAATGGAGCATGTTCTTGTGGAGAATAA